In a single window of the Rhopalosiphum padi isolate XX-2018 chromosome 1, ASM2088224v1, whole genome shotgun sequence genome:
- the LOC132932445 gene encoding uncharacterized protein LOC132932445: MHFSRSLFMMDSIKAYSIYVFSKLNGQDQKPSKIINYNRPVIKPGMVVGFCNPLLDMTVVGNPEILRKYDLKSNDAILAGEKQAGIYEELEKDPNVQYTAGGSGQNSLRVVQWILGEPNSATFFGAVGNDRYSEILKREANRDGLDVKYQYHSDKPTGTCAVIITNGGKYRSLCANLSASKSYTGDHLELPENKQIIQNAKFYLVTYFYFRGFFLVSNPSASEKIARIAYERNRPLLFNMSAPYIYESYLDSVMSIFPYINIIVGSAEEAKSFALANNWETTDTETIALKLSTFNVRNYGHRLVILTQAENPVIVATGNHVRKFKVPKISEKDIVDTNGAGDAFVGAFIAKYVLGYPLKICIHSGIEAGSYIIKQHGMTRGDAFNV, encoded by the exons atgcatttttctAGAAGTTTATTTATGATGGATTCCATAAAGGCATACAGCATTTACGTTTTTAGTaaa ttgaACGGACAAGATCAAAAaccatcaaaaattataaattataatcgtccCGTTAtcaa acCTGGAATGGTTGTCGGTTTCTGCAACCCGCTGTTAGATATGACTGTGGTAGGAAACCCGGAAATATTGAGAAAATACGATCTAAAGAGCAATGATGCAATATTAGCCGGGGAAAAACAAGCGGGAATATACGAAGAATTAGAAAAAGATCCAAACGTACAATACACTGCTGGAGGTTCCGGTCAAAACTCCTTGAGAGTTGTCCaa TGGATATTAGGAGAACCGAACTCAGCTACGTTTTTTGGTGCAGTCGGGAATGATCGGTATAGTGAAATATTGAAACGCGAGGCGAACCGTGATGGACTGGACGTGAAATACCAATACCATTCTGACAAGCCCACag gaacATGTGCTGTCATTATAACAAACGGTGGAAAATATCGATCGCTGTGTGCCAATTTATCAGCATCTAAAAGCTACACAGGTGACCATTTGGAACTACcagaaaacaaacaaataattcaaaatgcaAAGTTTTACTTAGTGACT tatttttattttaggggtttttttttagtatcaaaTCCTAGCGCCAGTGAAAAAATTGCAAGAATCGCATACGAAAGGAATCGCCCATTATTATTCAACATGAGTGCACCATATATTTACGAATCATATCTTGATTCAGTTATGTCCATCTTtccgtatataaatattatagttggaAGTGCCGaa gaAGCTAAATCATTTGCCTTAGCAAATAACTGGGAGACAACAGATACAGAGACTATCGCACTCAAGTTAAGTACATTTAATGTTAGAAATTATGGACATCGCTTAGTTATTTTAACTCAAGCCGAAAATCCAGTTATCGTGGCTACGG GTAATCATgttagaaaatttaaagtacCGAAAATATCTGAGAAAGATATTGTGGACACAAACGGGGCAGGCGATGCATTCGTTGGTG CATTTATAGCTAAATATGTTTTGGGTTACCCGCTGAAAATATGTATCCATAGTGGAATCGAAGCAGGATCTTATATCATAAAACAACATGGAATGACAAGAGGAGATGCGTTCAAtgtttaa